From a region of the Pectobacterium aquaticum genome:
- a CDS encoding L,D-transpeptidase family protein: MKRALTLLGMAFAAYLTSTAAKATEYPLPPPNSRLIGENIAYTVPNDGRPLEAIAADFKIGLLGMMEANPGVDPYLPTAGSTITIPTQMLLPDTPREGIVVNLAELRLYYYPKGKNTVIVYPIGIGQLGRNTPLMTTSVREKRENPTWTPTANIRKHYLEEQGIKLPAVVPAGPDNPMGLHALRLSAHGGVYLLHGTNADFGIGMRVSSGCIRLRPDDIKALFDNVPVGTRVQIVNDAIKTSVEPDGKRYVEVHQPLSKTDKDDPQTMPIPLTAKAQKFVKDAETDSKAVADAIVRRSGMPIVVSVGQDINTYQSPVESAPEAPKTHQVAPITAISTTAR; this comes from the coding sequence ATGAAACGCGCGTTAACTTTACTTGGTATGGCCTTCGCGGCATATCTGACCAGCACCGCTGCTAAAGCGACGGAATACCCGCTACCGCCACCCAATAGCCGACTTATTGGCGAAAACATCGCTTATACGGTCCCCAATGATGGTCGTCCGCTGGAAGCTATCGCGGCGGATTTCAAGATTGGTCTGTTGGGCATGATGGAAGCGAATCCTGGTGTGGATCCTTACCTGCCGACTGCGGGTTCCACGATCACGATCCCCACGCAAATGCTGCTGCCGGATACCCCACGTGAAGGTATTGTGGTCAATCTGGCGGAGCTGCGGCTCTACTACTACCCGAAAGGGAAGAATACCGTCATCGTTTACCCAATCGGCATCGGTCAACTGGGGCGTAATACGCCACTGATGACGACCAGCGTAAGGGAAAAGCGTGAAAATCCGACCTGGACGCCAACGGCGAACATCCGTAAGCATTATCTTGAAGAGCAGGGCATTAAACTGCCCGCAGTCGTTCCAGCGGGTCCAGATAACCCGATGGGGTTACACGCGCTGCGTCTGTCAGCACACGGCGGCGTTTATCTGCTGCACGGTACGAACGCGGATTTCGGCATCGGTATGCGCGTAAGTTCCGGCTGTATCCGCCTGCGCCCAGATGACATCAAGGCGTTATTCGACAATGTGCCAGTCGGTACGCGAGTGCAGATTGTTAACGATGCGATTAAAACTTCCGTTGAACCCGACGGTAAACGCTACGTTGAAGTACATCAGCCTCTGTCGAAAACTGATAAGGACGATCCACAAACCATGCCGATTCCGCTGACGGCGAAGGCGCAGAAGTTTGTTAAGGATGCGGAGACGGACAGTAAAGCGGTTGCTGATGCAATTGTGCGTCGTTCAGGCATGCCAATTGTGGTGAGCGTAGGGCAAGACATCAATACCTACCAGTCACCGGTAGAGTCGGCTCCAGAAGCGCCTAAGACGCATCAGGTTGCGCCGATCACGGCGATCAGTACCACAGCTCGGTAA
- a CDS encoding major outer membrane lipoprotein, with protein sequence MNRTKLVLGAVILGSTLLAGCSSNAKIDQLSSDVQTLNAKVDQLSNDVNAIRSDVQAAKDDAARANQRLDNQVRTYKK encoded by the coding sequence ATGAATCGTACTAAACTGGTACTGGGCGCGGTAATTCTGGGTTCTACTCTGCTTGCTGGTTGTTCAAGCAATGCTAAAATTGATCAGCTGTCTTCTGACGTTCAGACTCTGAACGCTAAAGTTGACCAACTGAGCAACGACGTGAACGCAATCCGCTCTGACGTACAAGCTGCTAAAGATGACGCAGCTCGTGCTAACCAGCGTCTGGACAACCAAGTTCGTACTTACAAAAAGTAA
- the pykF gene encoding pyruvate kinase PykF: MKKTKIVCTIGPKTESEEMLGNLLSAGMNVMRLNFSHGDYAEHGQRIKNLRAVMEKTGQQAAILLDTKGPEIRTMKLENGADVTLTAGQTFTFTTDQSIVGNKDRVAVTYAGFTEDLSVGNTVLVDDGLIGMQVTAISGNDVVCKVLNNGDLGENKGVNLPGVSIQLPALAEKDKRDLIFGCEQGVDFVAASFIRKRSDVEEIRAHLKAHGGEHIQIISKIENQEGLNNFDEILEASDGIMVARGDLGVEIPVEEVIFAQKMMIEKCNLARKVVITATQMLDSMIKNPRPTRAEAGDVANAIIDGTDAVMLSGESAKGKYPLESVTIMATICQRTDSVMKSRLDTIKTPPVLRITEAVCRGAVETAEKLDAPLIVVATSGGKSAKSIRKYFPNARILALTTNDVTARQLLLSKGIDTLLVKEIASTDDFYRIGKEAALNGGHAQAGDVVVMVSGALVSSGTTNTASVHRL; this comes from the coding sequence ATGAAAAAGACAAAAATTGTTTGTACCATCGGGCCGAAAACAGAGTCAGAAGAAATGCTTGGCAACCTGCTGTCTGCCGGCATGAATGTTATGCGCCTGAACTTCTCTCACGGGGATTACGCAGAACACGGTCAACGCATCAAGAACCTGCGTGCCGTTATGGAAAAAACCGGCCAGCAAGCGGCTATCCTCCTTGACACCAAAGGCCCGGAAATCCGCACTATGAAGCTGGAAAACGGCGCTGACGTAACGCTGACCGCAGGTCAAACGTTCACGTTCACCACCGATCAAAGCATCGTGGGTAACAAAGATCGCGTCGCCGTAACCTACGCAGGATTTACCGAAGACCTCAGCGTCGGTAACACTGTTCTGGTCGATGACGGCTTGATCGGCATGCAGGTTACAGCGATCAGCGGTAACGACGTCGTTTGTAAAGTGCTGAACAATGGCGATCTGGGCGAGAATAAAGGTGTCAACCTGCCAGGCGTTTCCATCCAGTTACCTGCTCTGGCTGAAAAAGACAAACGCGACCTGATTTTCGGTTGCGAACAAGGCGTCGATTTCGTTGCCGCATCTTTTATCCGTAAACGTTCTGACGTTGAAGAGATTCGCGCTCACCTGAAAGCACACGGTGGCGAGCACATCCAGATCATCTCCAAGATCGAAAACCAGGAAGGTCTGAACAATTTCGACGAAATCCTGGAAGCGTCCGACGGTATCATGGTTGCTCGTGGCGATCTGGGCGTTGAAATCCCGGTTGAAGAAGTGATCTTCGCGCAGAAGATGATGATTGAAAAATGTAACCTGGCACGCAAAGTGGTTATCACCGCTACGCAAATGCTGGATTCCATGATCAAAAACCCACGCCCTACCCGCGCTGAAGCTGGCGACGTGGCAAACGCCATCATCGATGGCACCGATGCCGTTATGCTGTCTGGCGAAAGTGCGAAAGGTAAATACCCGCTGGAATCCGTTACCATCATGGCGACGATCTGTCAGCGTACCGATTCCGTGATGAAAAGCCGTCTGGATACCATCAAGACTCCTCCGGTTCTGCGTATCACTGAAGCCGTCTGCCGTGGTGCGGTAGAAACGGCAGAGAAACTGGATGCGCCACTGATTGTGGTTGCGACCAGCGGCGGTAAGTCTGCCAAATCTATCCGTAAATACTTCCCGAATGCCCGCATTCTGGCGCTGACGACTAACGACGTCACTGCGCGTCAGCTCCTGCTGAGCAAAGGCATTGATACGCTGCTGGTGAAGGAAATTGCCTCTACTGATGATTTCTACCGCATCGGTAAAGAAGCCGCACTGAACGGCGGTCATGCGCAAGCTGGCGATGTTGTGGTTATGGTCTCTGGCGCACTGGTTTCCAGCGGCACAACCAACACCGCTTCCGTACACCGTCTCTGA
- the licT gene encoding BglG family transcription antiterminator LicT yields the protein MKIAKILNNNVVTVIDENNNESVVMGRGLGFKKHSGDRLDETLIERVFVMKSGELTSRLQELLSAIPMDVITTADKIILLAKDRLPGKLQNSVYISLTDHCHFAIERHKQGVDIRNVLLWEIKRLYPKEFAVGLEALDIIEQRLEVRLPEDEAGFIALHLVNAQLDSEMPEVLQITKIMQEILNIVKYQLSLDYNEQALSYHRFVTHLKFFAQRLIGKNTVFSDDESLHDVVKDRYQQSYRCAEKIQAHIIQKYHYTLTKEELMFLTIHIERVRTEGQDKIELGDGE from the coding sequence ATGAAGATTGCCAAAATACTCAACAATAATGTCGTCACCGTAATCGACGAAAACAATAATGAGTCGGTTGTCATGGGACGCGGGCTGGGCTTCAAAAAGCATTCTGGCGATCGGCTTGACGAAACGCTGATTGAACGTGTGTTTGTGATGAAATCTGGCGAGCTGACATCGCGCCTGCAGGAACTGCTGTCAGCGATTCCGATGGATGTCATCACGACGGCGGACAAGATCATCCTGCTGGCAAAAGACCGTTTGCCCGGGAAATTGCAAAACAGCGTCTACATATCCTTAACGGATCACTGCCACTTTGCGATAGAGCGCCACAAGCAAGGCGTGGATATTCGTAATGTGTTGTTATGGGAAATAAAACGCCTGTATCCAAAAGAGTTCGCCGTTGGCCTAGAAGCACTGGATATTATTGAGCAGCGTCTGGAGGTGCGATTACCGGAAGATGAAGCTGGGTTTATTGCGCTGCATCTCGTGAACGCGCAGCTCGATAGTGAAATGCCTGAAGTCTTGCAGATTACCAAAATCATGCAGGAAATACTGAATATTGTAAAATATCAGCTGAGTCTGGATTATAACGAGCAGGCGTTAAGCTATCATCGTTTTGTGACGCATTTGAAATTTTTCGCGCAACGGCTAATAGGAAAAAATACGGTCTTTAGTGATGATGAATCATTGCACGATGTGGTGAAAGATCGATATCAGCAGTCATATCGCTGTGCGGAAAAAATACAGGCACACATTATTCAAAAATACCATTACACGTTAACAAAAGAAGAATTAATGTTCTTAACGATTCATATTGAACGCGTACGGACAGAAGGTCAGGATAAAATAGAACTCGGTGATGGAGAATAA
- the bglF gene encoding PTS beta-glucoside transporter subunit IIABC, producing MEYKALATDILDGVGGRGNIISVIHCATRLRFKLKDNKKADAVALKNHSGVIMVVESGGQFQVVVGNHVSDVYRSLQNIAGLTDQADSSNNEDGDEKKGNLLSRFIDIISGIFTPLIGVMVASGILKGFLALSLVCGWMVETSGTYKVLFAASDALFFFFPVVLGYTAGKKFGGNPFVTMVIGATLVHPSMITEFGAMQSANYQPLYFLGIPITFINYASSVIPIIFSAWLSSRLEKPLNAILHINIRNFFTPLLCLCITVPVTFLLIGPAATWLGHMLAGGYQLIYGLNSTIAGALMGALWQVFVIFGLHWGLTPLMINNLSVLGHDTLLPLLIPAVLGQAGAVLGVLLRTRDMKLKGISGSAFSAAIFGITEPAVYGVTLPLKRPFIFGCLGGAIGAGVLGYFNTTIYSFGFPSIFTFTQVIPPTGVDNTVWAAIIGTAIAFTFAAAATWAFGIPAQEKTTEVNVPAAAPQATQNQNDATRKQEINSPIEGTVLPLEQVGDETFASGLMGKGIAIKPQAGRVVSPVNGTVASLFKTHHAIGLESEDGAEVLIHVGIDTVKLDGQYFTAHIKTGDVVKQGDLLVEFDYQAIEKAGYDTTTPVIITNSEDYVDVLPTAGNTVQEQGALLTLIR from the coding sequence ATGGAATACAAAGCATTAGCAACAGATATACTCGATGGTGTCGGCGGACGCGGCAACATCATTAGCGTAATACATTGCGCAACGCGATTGCGTTTTAAATTAAAAGACAACAAAAAAGCGGATGCCGTGGCGCTGAAAAATCATTCAGGCGTGATCATGGTGGTTGAAAGTGGCGGACAATTTCAGGTCGTCGTCGGCAATCATGTCAGTGACGTTTATCGCAGTTTACAGAATATTGCTGGACTGACCGATCAGGCAGACTCATCAAATAATGAAGATGGCGATGAGAAAAAAGGTAATCTTCTTTCTCGCTTCATTGATATTATATCTGGCATATTTACGCCATTAATTGGCGTCATGGTTGCCTCTGGTATTTTAAAGGGATTCTTAGCCCTGAGTTTAGTGTGCGGCTGGATGGTTGAAACCAGCGGAACCTATAAAGTTCTGTTTGCAGCCAGTGACGCATTATTCTTTTTCTTCCCAGTGGTGTTAGGTTATACCGCAGGGAAGAAGTTTGGTGGAAATCCATTTGTTACGATGGTGATTGGTGCGACGCTAGTGCATCCCTCCATGATCACCGAATTTGGTGCGATGCAGAGTGCGAATTATCAGCCGCTTTATTTTCTGGGCATTCCGATCACGTTTATTAATTATGCTTCATCCGTTATTCCGATCATTTTCTCGGCCTGGCTCTCTTCTCGCTTAGAAAAACCGCTGAATGCCATATTGCATATCAACATCCGCAATTTCTTCACGCCGCTACTGTGCCTCTGTATCACGGTCCCCGTTACGTTCCTGCTGATTGGGCCGGCGGCAACCTGGCTTGGGCATATGCTGGCCGGCGGCTACCAACTGATCTACGGGCTGAACTCCACGATTGCAGGCGCACTGATGGGCGCTCTGTGGCAGGTGTTTGTGATTTTTGGTCTGCACTGGGGCTTAACGCCGTTGATGATCAACAACCTCAGCGTGCTGGGACACGACACACTGCTGCCGTTGCTGATTCCTGCGGTGTTAGGGCAGGCAGGCGCAGTGCTCGGTGTGTTGTTGCGTACTCGTGATATGAAACTGAAAGGGATTTCTGGTTCGGCATTCTCGGCAGCCATCTTTGGTATTACCGAACCCGCGGTGTATGGCGTCACGCTGCCGCTGAAGCGTCCTTTCATTTTTGGCTGTTTAGGCGGTGCTATCGGTGCCGGTGTTCTGGGATATTTCAACACCACGATTTACTCCTTCGGTTTCCCAAGCATCTTCACCTTTACTCAGGTCATCCCGCCGACCGGTGTCGATAACACGGTCTGGGCCGCCATTATTGGTACGGCGATTGCCTTTACCTTCGCGGCTGCGGCGACCTGGGCGTTCGGGATTCCCGCGCAAGAAAAAACGACAGAAGTAAATGTACCTGCGGCGGCACCGCAAGCCACGCAGAATCAGAACGATGCAACGCGTAAGCAAGAGATAAACAGCCCGATTGAGGGAACGGTGCTGCCACTTGAGCAGGTCGGTGATGAAACGTTCGCCAGTGGATTAATGGGAAAAGGCATCGCGATTAAACCGCAGGCCGGACGCGTAGTTTCACCGGTGAATGGGACGGTTGCCTCGCTGTTCAAGACCCATCATGCCATCGGACTGGAGTCTGAAGACGGTGCCGAGGTGCTCATTCACGTTGGTATCGATACGGTGAAATTAGATGGCCAGTATTTCACTGCACACATTAAGACCGGCGATGTCGTGAAGCAGGGCGATCTTCTGGTGGAGTTTGATTATCAGGCGATTGAGAAAGCCGGCTATGACACGACAACGCCCGTCATTATCACCAATAGCGAAGATTACGTTGATGTTCTGCCTACCGCCGGAAACACCGTGCAGGAACAGGGCGCGTTGTTGACGTTAATCCGCTGA
- a CDS encoding glycoside hydrolase family 1 protein has product MSHQFPKEFLWGGAIAANQVEGAYLTDGKGLSTSDLQPQGIFGEIVTRTPGDSGIKDTAIDFYHRYPEDIALFAEMGFKCLRISIAWTRIFPQGDEAQPNEAGLAFYDSLFDEMAKYGIQPLVTLSHYEMPYGLVKNYGGWGSRETITFFERYARTVFQRYKDKVKYWLTFNEINCALHAPFTGVGLPTESDKQAVYQAIHHQLVASAKAVKACHELIPDAKIGNMLLGAMMYPLTCKPGDVLETMQQNRDWLFFGDVQTRGYYPAYMKRFFAQHGITLTVTEDDRQSLKETIDFISFSYYMTGCVTTDEEVNLKARGNILNMVPNPHLESSEWGWQIDPEGLRYLLNYLYDRYQKPLFIVENGLGAKDKLESDGSINDDYRIKYLNDHLYQVGEALEDGVEVMGYTCWGPIDLVSASKAEMSKRYGFIYVDRDDEGNGTLERRRKKSFYWYKEVIATQGQALTSSL; this is encoded by the coding sequence ATGAGCCATCAGTTTCCGAAAGAATTCTTGTGGGGCGGCGCGATCGCAGCCAATCAGGTTGAAGGCGCGTATTTAACGGACGGTAAAGGGCTATCAACGTCCGATTTACAGCCACAGGGTATTTTTGGCGAGATCGTCACGCGTACGCCGGGCGACAGCGGCATTAAAGACACGGCGATCGATTTTTATCACCGCTATCCCGAAGATATCGCGCTCTTTGCTGAAATGGGCTTCAAATGCCTGAGAATCTCGATTGCCTGGACGCGCATTTTCCCGCAAGGCGATGAGGCCCAGCCGAATGAGGCAGGACTGGCATTTTACGATAGCCTGTTTGATGAAATGGCAAAGTATGGCATTCAGCCGTTGGTGACGCTGTCCCACTATGAAATGCCATACGGTCTGGTGAAAAATTACGGCGGCTGGGGAAGCCGTGAAACGATTACGTTCTTCGAACGCTACGCCCGCACGGTATTCCAGCGCTATAAAGACAAAGTGAAATACTGGCTGACGTTCAACGAAATTAACTGTGCGCTGCATGCACCGTTTACGGGAGTCGGACTACCCACTGAAAGCGATAAACAGGCGGTTTATCAGGCGATTCACCATCAGTTGGTTGCGAGCGCCAAAGCGGTAAAAGCCTGCCATGAACTTATCCCTGATGCCAAAATCGGCAACATGCTGCTGGGCGCGATGATGTATCCGCTGACCTGTAAGCCGGGCGATGTGTTGGAAACTATGCAGCAGAACCGCGACTGGCTGTTCTTCGGTGATGTACAAACTCGAGGATACTACCCAGCGTACATGAAGCGCTTCTTTGCACAGCACGGTATTACGCTGACGGTAACGGAAGACGATCGTCAGTCGCTGAAAGAAACTATCGATTTCATTTCTTTCAGCTATTACATGACGGGCTGCGTGACGACTGATGAAGAAGTGAACCTGAAAGCCCGCGGCAATATTTTGAATATGGTGCCTAACCCGCATCTGGAAAGCTCCGAGTGGGGCTGGCAGATCGACCCGGAAGGGCTGCGCTATTTACTGAACTATCTGTATGACCGCTACCAAAAGCCGCTGTTCATTGTGGAAAACGGTTTGGGTGCCAAAGACAAACTTGAGAGCGATGGCAGCATTAACGATGACTATCGCATCAAATACCTGAACGATCACCTGTATCAAGTGGGTGAAGCTCTTGAAGATGGCGTTGAGGTTATGGGTTACACCTGCTGGGGCCCTATCGATCTGGTTAGTGCGTCAAAAGCCGAAATGTCGAAACGCTACGGCTTCATTTATGTTGACCGTGATGATGAAGGGAACGGTACGTTAGAACGCCGACGTAAGAAAAGTTTCTACTGGTATAAAGAGGTTATTGCAACACAAGGTCAGGCATTGACATCTTCACTGTAA
- a CDS encoding carbohydrate porin, which produces MRKKTSLKLIVVLIASAIASNSAIAEKLTVEERLALLEKELADNKKELQSTKAELREYKSIAQQQQVPVKENLNKPTGKERIVVQSVAASQLNTSDKTQSAVVASTPATATENKSITLSDISKYVKDDIGFTYSGYFRAGYATASNGSPEGWAPGGLGRFGNEHNGWFDFIFKQRVYQQGDKSAHAIVKLDGVVGQQYSAGWFGETPQTENRLQFSDLYVTTKGFLPAFPEADFWVGKHGLPVYEIQMLDWKSHRSGVGAGVGIENINAGVGKLDIALTREDLNLRKVSDNTTKQANTNTVEVRYKKIPLWDKADVTFTAKYMAANKSDSQKSGERNGEYFNLKDTYLTGVILNQKLSQKGFNEFTFQVANNSIASNLSRYTNSNPFTGDGALPTYSGEHSGTAFRLISQGEMYLADNVIMANALVYTQGSDIYSPYTGAHSDFSNISGAIRPAYIWSNYNQTGVELGYFNQNNKDKLGVNYKQSGVKTTLFHTIKVDTSMLSSRPEIRFYGTWLRVLDNELDKFTFRDDKQDQLSVGVQAEVWW; this is translated from the coding sequence ATGCGTAAAAAAACATCTTTGAAGTTGATAGTTGTGCTGATTGCCTCAGCGATTGCTTCTAATAGTGCTATTGCAGAAAAATTAACAGTAGAAGAGCGTCTGGCCTTACTGGAAAAAGAGCTGGCAGATAATAAGAAAGAATTGCAATCAACGAAAGCTGAATTGAGAGAATATAAATCGATTGCGCAACAGCAACAGGTGCCGGTAAAAGAAAATCTCAATAAACCAACAGGAAAAGAACGCATTGTCGTTCAGTCTGTTGCAGCATCGCAACTCAACACATCGGATAAGACGCAGTCAGCTGTAGTCGCAAGTACACCTGCCACTGCGACGGAAAATAAATCTATAACGCTGTCTGACATCAGTAAATACGTCAAAGATGATATTGGTTTTACCTATTCTGGATATTTCCGTGCGGGTTACGCTACTGCTTCAAATGGTTCACCTGAGGGATGGGCACCAGGCGGGTTAGGGCGGTTTGGTAACGAACATAACGGCTGGTTTGATTTTATTTTTAAACAGCGCGTTTATCAGCAGGGCGACAAGAGCGCTCACGCGATAGTTAAATTAGATGGTGTTGTTGGACAGCAATATTCCGCAGGCTGGTTTGGTGAAACGCCACAGACAGAAAACAGGCTTCAATTTTCAGATCTTTATGTTACCACTAAAGGTTTCTTACCGGCTTTTCCGGAAGCAGACTTTTGGGTGGGCAAGCACGGTTTACCTGTGTATGAAATCCAAATGCTGGATTGGAAAAGCCACCGTTCTGGCGTTGGCGCGGGTGTCGGTATAGAGAATATTAATGCCGGTGTAGGGAAACTAGATATTGCTCTGACGAGAGAAGACCTTAATCTCAGAAAAGTGTCAGATAATACAACCAAGCAGGCGAACACCAATACAGTAGAAGTTCGCTATAAGAAAATTCCACTTTGGGATAAGGCTGATGTCACATTTACTGCTAAATATATGGCAGCAAATAAAAGCGACTCTCAAAAAAGTGGAGAGAGAAATGGCGAATATTTCAACCTGAAAGATACTTATCTTACCGGTGTTATTCTGAACCAGAAGCTGAGCCAGAAAGGGTTTAATGAATTTACATTCCAGGTTGCGAATAACTCAATTGCCAGCAATCTGTCTCGCTACACTAACTCTAACCCCTTTACAGGCGATGGTGCTTTACCCACTTATTCTGGCGAGCATAGTGGCACAGCATTTCGCTTAATTTCCCAAGGTGAGATGTATCTTGCTGATAATGTCATCATGGCGAATGCCTTGGTGTATACCCAAGGGAGTGATATTTACAGCCCTTACACTGGTGCACACAGTGACTTTAGTAACATCAGTGGGGCAATTCGTCCAGCTTATATCTGGAGCAATTATAACCAGACAGGTGTTGAGCTAGGTTACTTTAATCAGAACAATAAAGATAAATTAGGTGTTAATTACAAACAGTCTGGTGTTAAAACAACGCTATTCCATACCATTAAAGTTGACACCAGTATGTTATCATCTCGGCCGGAAATTCGTTTCTATGGTACATGGTTGCGTGTATTGGATAATGAGTTAGATAAATTCACATTTAGAGATGATAAACAAGATCAGCTAAGTGTAGGGGTTCAGGCCGAAGTGTGGTGGTAA
- a CDS encoding anaerobic sulfatase maturase, giving the protein MSMKIQNFQLMAKPSGSVCNIDCSYCFYLEKEHLYPERKSHWKMDNTTLENYVKKNIAGQKADVVDFLWQGGEPTMLGIDFFREAVRLQNRYRGNKQINNYFQTNGTNINDDWARFLKENNFLVGLSIDGDRISNDAHRLTRSGKSTFDDVIKGLEALQRRHVEFNTLTVVNSENVRRPLDVYRFLKRIGSRYMQFIPLVERRASQPDDNGLTLIQPDFSGQCSVESWSVPPTAWGRFLNVIFDEWVQKDLGSVFVMNFEQTMAKMAGMPSSCVINEVCGGNLIVESNGDVYSCDHFVYPENKLGNVNDDDLLTLVNSPQNIAFGEKKLTNISRDCLNCPVKPVCNGGCPKHRFELSIDGRPNKHYLCSGFSTHLTHVLPKMKTILDMLNHRATPTKMRKVIKSTHY; this is encoded by the coding sequence ATGAGTATGAAAATACAAAATTTCCAACTGATGGCAAAACCTTCAGGCTCAGTGTGTAATATTGACTGCTCGTATTGCTTCTATCTGGAGAAAGAACACCTCTATCCGGAACGAAAAAGTCACTGGAAAATGGATAACACTACCCTCGAAAATTACGTCAAAAAAAATATCGCAGGGCAAAAAGCGGATGTGGTTGACTTTCTCTGGCAAGGTGGAGAACCCACAATGTTAGGTATCGATTTTTTTCGTGAGGCAGTTCGGCTACAAAATCGCTATCGTGGCAATAAACAAATTAACAACTACTTCCAGACCAATGGAACAAACATCAATGACGACTGGGCCCGCTTCTTGAAAGAGAATAACTTTCTGGTCGGCTTATCCATTGATGGCGATCGTATCAGCAATGATGCACATCGCTTGACTCGGTCAGGGAAAAGTACATTTGATGATGTCATAAAAGGCTTAGAAGCGTTGCAACGTCGCCATGTCGAATTTAATACGTTAACCGTCGTCAATTCAGAAAATGTCAGACGTCCGCTCGATGTTTACCGTTTCTTGAAACGTATCGGCAGCCGTTATATGCAATTCATTCCATTGGTAGAACGACGCGCTTCACAACCCGATGATAATGGGCTGACACTGATCCAACCTGATTTTTCCGGTCAATGCAGTGTCGAATCCTGGTCCGTTCCCCCGACTGCCTGGGGGCGTTTTCTCAATGTCATTTTCGATGAATGGGTACAAAAAGATCTTGGTAGCGTTTTTGTCATGAATTTTGAGCAGACAATGGCAAAAATGGCCGGAATGCCAAGCTCTTGTGTCATCAACGAAGTATGTGGTGGAAATTTGATTGTGGAATCGAACGGCGATGTTTATTCCTGCGATCATTTCGTTTACCCAGAAAATAAGTTGGGGAATGTGAACGATGATGATCTTCTGACACTAGTCAACTCTCCCCAAAATATCGCTTTCGGCGAAAAAAAATTGACCAATATCAGTAGAGATTGTCTCAATTGCCCAGTTAAACCAGTCTGTAATGGTGGCTGTCCCAAGCATCGTTTCGAATTATCCATCGATGGCCGGCCAAATAAACACTATCTATGCAGCGGATTTTCAACACATCTCACACACGTATTGCCAAAAATGAAAACAATACTAGACATGCTGAACCATCGTGCAACCCCAACCAAAATGCGTAAAGTAATAAAATCAACGCATTACTAG